One stretch of Candidatus Bathyarchaeia archaeon DNA includes these proteins:
- a CDS encoding 4Fe-4S binding protein, protein MSGLKSWREIPIGGYILEGRTAREYKTGDWRVFKPVVDKEKCIGCLICWIYCPEPAIFRVEPKVEVDYEYCKGCGICAEECPVKAIRMVEE, encoded by the coding sequence ATGAGTGGGTTGAAGAGTTGGAGGGAAATCCCCATAGGCGGGTATATCCTTGAAGGTAGAACGGCTAGGGAATATAAGACAGGGGACTGGCGGGTTTTTAAACCAGTTGTCGATAAGGAGAAGTGCATCGGCTGCCTCATATGCTGGATCTACTGTCCGGAGCCGGCGATTTTTAGGGTCGAGCCAAAGGTGGAGGTTGACTACGAGTACTGTAAGGGATGCGGTATATGCGCTGAGGAGTGTCCTGTGAAAGCCATCCGCATGGTGGAGGAGTGA
- a CDS encoding thiamine pyrophosphate-dependent enzyme, with amino-acid sequence MTENGAKRIDEIQLGERLYTFDKDSKRLAVSRCSGVFDNGVRPVYEVVTLHHLIRSTPNHPYLVVKRHGRGRARELKWRSLSELGVGDEIVVLKRLSQGDAFKFNFSPVTRNQYKVHRLNEVKVPKQSSPELLEYLGLYVGDGWVRPQRGEVGFAVPEGSTRKRLLELHTQLFGGDAVGRLEEYYVHFNSVNLARFIHSLGFGRGAKNKTIPSWVFTLPEKEKEAFVEGLLLSDGYKYGKSYRYVSSSPDLLRRLRLLLQTMNYRVGKISWQTVKKGKKFPRRTLLNDTRYGVLCFSRKRAWNLEKYWNQYRYQDPLIETDNFTIEAVRQVEYVGDLRTYDLRVEKDHNFIAEGVVVHNTGIQRSGATPHGASTTTSPAGRKIPGKPEWKKDLAGICIAHGIPYVATATIAYWNDFLTKMRKAIEVEGPAVVHVLAPCPLGWRSEPKDTIKLSRLAVQTRYFPLYEYENGQYRLNIKVSKPQPLEEFLKMQGRFRHLFKPEFRKEIEELQRFVELNYERVAKLCGEA; translated from the coding sequence ATGACGGAGAACGGTGCAAAAAGGATCGATGAGATCCAGCTGGGCGAAAGATTGTACACCTTCGACAAGGATTCGAAGAGGCTGGCCGTGAGCAGGTGTTCAGGCGTCTTCGATAACGGCGTTAGACCTGTTTACGAGGTCGTAACCCTACATCACCTCATTAGATCTACACCCAACCATCCATACCTTGTCGTAAAGAGGCATGGGAGGGGAAGAGCTCGAGAGCTAAAATGGAGGTCATTGTCTGAACTCGGGGTTGGAGACGAGATAGTGGTTTTGAAAAGGCTGAGCCAAGGTGACGCCTTCAAATTCAACTTCTCCCCTGTGACGAGAAACCAATACAAAGTTCACAGGCTGAATGAGGTCAAGGTGCCAAAGCAGTCTAGTCCTGAGCTTCTTGAGTACCTAGGCCTCTACGTCGGGGACGGATGGGTAAGGCCTCAAAGAGGAGAGGTGGGGTTCGCGGTGCCTGAAGGGTCGACTAGAAAGAGGTTGCTGGAGCTTCACACTCAACTGTTCGGTGGGGACGCGGTTGGACGGTTAGAAGAATACTATGTGCACTTTAACTCCGTAAATCTGGCGAGGTTTATTCACTCACTGGGTTTCGGAAGAGGCGCGAAGAACAAGACGATCCCATCATGGGTGTTCACACTTCCGGAGAAGGAGAAAGAGGCCTTTGTGGAAGGCTTGCTGCTCTCAGACGGTTACAAATATGGCAAAAGCTACAGGTATGTTTCAAGCAGCCCTGACCTTCTTAGAAGGCTGAGGCTACTCCTTCAGACTATGAACTACCGGGTTGGAAAGATCAGCTGGCAGACGGTGAAAAAGGGTAAAAAGTTTCCGCGCAGGACTCTGCTAAACGATACCAGATACGGGGTTCTCTGCTTCAGCAGAAAGAGGGCTTGGAACCTTGAGAAGTATTGGAATCAGTATCGATACCAAGATCCTCTTATCGAAACCGACAACTTCACCATAGAGGCTGTACGGCAAGTAGAGTATGTAGGGGATTTGAGAACTTACGATCTAAGGGTTGAAAAAGACCATAACTTCATCGCGGAAGGGGTAGTCGTCCATAACACTGGAATACAGAGGTCGGGCGCCACTCCCCACGGGGCTTCGACGACGACGAGTCCGGCTGGGAGGAAGATTCCTGGGAAGCCGGAGTGGAAGAAGGATTTGGCGGGGATATGCATCGCGCATGGAATTCCGTACGTGGCTACGGCGACGATCGCATACTGGAATGACTTTTTGACGAAGATGAGGAAGGCCATTGAGGTGGAGGGGCCGGCGGTTGTTCACGTGTTGGCTCCCTGTCCACTGGGGTGGCGTTCTGAGCCTAAGGATACGATTAAGCTATCTCGGCTGGCGGTTCAGACGAGATACTTCCCACTTTACGAGTATGAGAACGGCCAGTACAGGTTAAACATTAAGGTTTCGAAGCCTCAGCCATTGGAGGAGTTTCTGAAGATGCAGGGTAGGTTTAGGCATCTGTTCAAGCCTGAGTTTAGGAAGGAGATTGAGGAGTTGCAGCGGTTCGTAGAGTTGAACTATGAGCGTGTAGCGAAGCTTTGCGGCGAAGCCTAA
- a CDS encoding 2-oxoacid:acceptor oxidoreductase family protein, whose amino-acid sequence MTLTEIRWHGRAGQGVITVSRLLAHSAISEGKHAQAFPEFGPERIGAPIAGFTRISEEPIRIHSRIYEPDIVVVLDPTVLKMVNTTEGLKPGGEYLVNVNPAEKFKVAVPKARTFTIDATRISLDVLGNARALNTIMLGALIKASKLVSMESIVNSLKERFSGPILEKNLILARRGFEEVEELQ is encoded by the coding sequence GTGACCTTAACCGAGATCAGATGGCATGGGCGGGCTGGTCAAGGCGTGATCACCGTGAGTAGGTTGCTGGCTCATTCCGCGATCAGCGAGGGGAAGCATGCTCAAGCCTTTCCGGAGTTTGGGCCTGAGAGGATAGGAGCTCCCATCGCAGGGTTTACCAGAATATCCGAGGAACCCATCCGAATCCACAGCCGAATCTACGAACCGGACATCGTGGTGGTTTTAGACCCCACCGTGTTGAAGATGGTCAACACGACGGAGGGGCTTAAACCAGGCGGAGAATACTTGGTGAACGTGAACCCAGCGGAAAAGTTTAAGGTGGCTGTTCCAAAGGCTAGAACCTTCACGATTGACGCCACTAGGATAAGCCTAGACGTCTTAGGGAACGCTAGGGCCTTGAACACGATCATGCTGGGCGCATTGATCAAAGCGTCTAAGCTTGTTTCAATGGAATCCATAGTCAACTCGTTGAAGGAGCGGTTCTCAGGGCCGATTCTCGAGAAAAACCTCATTTTAGCGCGGAGGGGCTTTGAAGAAGTGGAGGAGCTACAGTAG
- a CDS encoding flavin reductase family protein, which produces MREIPLEGSVRLISPRLTVLVNTLDEKGELNASPYSWVFPLSFNPPIIGVAIGGKHKHTYVNAKRSGEFVLCVVSEDFGQQAVNCEEPHEPGERLWAKHGLHTASSVKVSVPRIAESRAVLECAVEGFLEPPGDHVILLGRVLHAEAVDGGLDAVRPLLHDLGEKFRAIGTEIALKRRR; this is translated from the coding sequence ATGAGAGAGATTCCTCTGGAAGGATCCGTTAGGCTGATCTCTCCACGGCTCACCGTGTTAGTTAACACCCTGGACGAGAAGGGCGAGTTAAACGCCTCCCCGTATTCTTGGGTGTTTCCCTTAAGCTTTAATCCTCCAATAATCGGCGTGGCGATAGGCGGGAAACATAAACATACTTATGTTAACGCGAAGAGGAGCGGAGAGTTTGTTTTATGCGTGGTTTCCGAGGACTTTGGCCAGCAAGCCGTTAATTGCGAGGAGCCTCATGAACCCGGTGAGAGGCTCTGGGCCAAGCATGGTTTGCACACAGCAAGCTCCGTTAAGGTATCTGTGCCTAGAATAGCTGAGTCGAGGGCGGTTTTAGAGTGCGCGGTTGAAGGGTTTTTAGAGCCGCCGGGGGACCACGTTATCCTCCTCGGCAGGGTCCTCCACGCCGAGGCCGTGGATGGAGGACTTGACGCCGTGAGGCCTCTCCTCCACGATTTAGGTGAAAAATTCAGGGCCATCGGAACTGAGATCGCCTTGAAAAGGAGGAGGTAA
- the larC gene encoding nickel pincer cofactor biosynthesis protein LarC codes for MPTGSLTVIDCQASGISGDMFLSALLDLGADVKKINAAVERIGSQLEECGPLEMHVQDVVRCGFHAKAVEFKASGNLKMTGLEALKTVKKLVKTLEVSQAAERFAYNAVKTLLEAEAKVHGRSFEEIHLHEAGEVDMLAEVLGSAAALDDLEMFDSKFYSTPVAVGGGLFTFSHGTLTSPAPATLEILRSKKFPLAGGPVEVELTTPTGASLLVNLVEETSRFYPPLIPVKAGYGAGAREIPGLVNVLRVVEGEPLDYGLSSDEVAVLETNVDDISGEVLGYTLERLLREGAKDVCLIPVYSKKNRPGNLIRVVADKLDVERLSTLLMRETGSLGARLTLCSRHVLTRGTVRLNVDVNGVKDVVKVKVARNRHGRIVKVKPEYEDVKKLAKKTGKPLREIMSITENEAWKMLKEH; via the coding sequence ATGCCCACTGGCTCGTTAACGGTAATCGACTGTCAAGCCTCAGGGATCTCAGGGGATATGTTTCTAAGCGCCTTGCTGGACCTCGGAGCTGACGTGAAAAAAATTAACGCGGCTGTGGAACGCATCGGCAGTCAACTGGAGGAGTGTGGACCCTTAGAGATGCATGTTCAAGACGTCGTTAGATGCGGGTTTCACGCGAAGGCTGTGGAGTTTAAGGCGAGTGGAAACCTGAAGATGACGGGACTCGAAGCGTTAAAAACCGTTAAGAAACTAGTCAAAACCTTAGAGGTCTCCCAGGCCGCTGAGCGCTTCGCCTACAACGCGGTGAAAACTCTGTTGGAAGCTGAGGCTAAGGTTCATGGAAGAAGCTTTGAGGAAATCCATTTACATGAAGCGGGAGAAGTTGACATGCTGGCAGAGGTTCTCGGCTCAGCGGCAGCATTGGATGACCTGGAAATGTTCGACTCCAAGTTTTACTCAACCCCAGTCGCGGTTGGCGGAGGCTTGTTCACCTTTTCCCACGGAACCCTAACCAGCCCAGCCCCAGCCACCTTGGAGATCCTCCGATCAAAAAAGTTTCCTCTAGCCGGGGGACCGGTTGAGGTTGAGCTGACAACGCCCACAGGCGCCTCCCTCCTCGTAAACCTAGTGGAGGAGACCTCACGGTTCTATCCGCCGCTCATACCCGTTAAAGCCGGCTATGGCGCCGGCGCCAGGGAAATTCCAGGGCTGGTGAACGTATTAAGGGTGGTTGAGGGGGAGCCCCTAGACTACGGGCTTTCCAGCGACGAAGTCGCCGTCTTGGAAACGAACGTCGACGACATCTCAGGGGAGGTTCTCGGCTACACGCTGGAAAGACTGCTGCGCGAAGGCGCTAAGGACGTATGCCTCATACCAGTCTACTCCAAGAAGAATAGGCCAGGCAACCTGATCCGAGTCGTCGCGGATAAACTTGACGTGGAGAGGCTTTCAACCTTGTTGATGAGGGAAACAGGCAGCCTAGGCGCCCGGCTAACCCTCTGCAGCAGACACGTGTTAACTCGAGGTACGGTGAGGTTGAACGTGGACGTGAACGGTGTTAAAGACGTGGTGAAGGTGAAGGTGGCGAGAAACCGACACGGCCGAATAGTGAAGGTAAAACCTGAATATGAGGACGTGAAGAAATTGGCCAAGAAAACTGGCAAACCCCTCAGAGAAATAATGAGCATAACTGAAAATGAGGCCTGGAAAATGCTCAAAGAACATTAA
- a CDS encoding V-type ATPase 116kDa subunit family protein gives MIVSVKKLTLITLSQNEERLLHSLGRLGVVHLRKLDETEFAGFKEATSEKVREYETLLERLHSLREKMNISLEELKGKPSDLDIAKVDLENVRAEVDRLENAAKALVDEIHDIRERLKSLSEIKPTLQALQSQGVNPGDLGDFKHIFTKAGVAKTNLMPLLRLRLKTRKDITFREASLSAKDTFLYVSGLMELKPWVEKLLATVEFKEFKLPDETPEKVDEALKWVEDESRTNEQRIQSLENQWNNLKREYVEKALTLEASIKYLLGLATAQSHLLRSRMMIILQGWVPEDRINELDMFLKGLNRELGGNVAYSYETPLPEEEVPTIMKNPKLFRAYETLTRQYGYPDPRESDPTVISTILWITMFGLMFPDFGQGLAILGLGVLFAYVIKKPLMGINTLRLGRLMIGLGASAAFFGLLAGEFFLMEIQPLWPGLMPAWVKYSANVIWLIKIAVFFGIAQIILGLTLSIRNHLRAGETLEALLGEKGLAGLITFLGIVLLAFHFLGINILPGVGFPELKLAVIRHWTIAVPIIGVIGIAVKPMLSGEGATMSLGVVIETLTSSFANMLSYARIAGFCIAHAAFALVVAELLHSNPALGIGLGLIFLNMFALTLELMVVMIQALRLLYYEFSTKFFKGTGIPYTPYRIKV, from the coding sequence ATGATCGTTTCGGTGAAAAAGCTAACCCTTATCACCTTGAGTCAAAATGAAGAGAGGCTTTTACACTCCTTAGGCCGCTTAGGCGTTGTCCACCTTAGAAAGCTTGATGAGACAGAGTTCGCCGGATTCAAGGAAGCGACTTCTGAGAAGGTGAGAGAGTATGAAACCTTGCTGGAGAGACTTCACTCTCTCCGGGAAAAGATGAACATCTCCTTGGAGGAGTTGAAGGGTAAGCCTTCTGACCTTGACATAGCTAAGGTGGATTTGGAGAACGTTCGAGCAGAGGTTGATAGGCTTGAGAACGCGGCGAAGGCTTTGGTCGACGAAATTCATGACATAAGGGAGAGGTTGAAGAGTTTAAGCGAGATTAAACCAACGCTTCAAGCGCTTCAATCTCAAGGAGTAAACCCGGGGGATTTAGGCGACTTTAAGCATATCTTCACCAAGGCCGGCGTGGCCAAGACCAATCTTATGCCCCTTCTAAGGTTGAGGCTTAAAACCCGGAAAGACATCACTTTTAGGGAGGCTTCCCTCTCAGCTAAGGACACCTTCCTCTACGTGAGCGGGTTGATGGAGCTTAAACCATGGGTTGAAAAGCTTCTCGCCACGGTGGAGTTTAAGGAGTTTAAGCTGCCGGACGAAACCCCTGAAAAAGTAGACGAGGCCTTGAAATGGGTTGAAGATGAGTCCCGGACAAACGAGCAGAGGATTCAAAGCCTCGAAAACCAGTGGAATAACTTAAAACGAGAATACGTGGAGAAAGCCTTAACACTAGAAGCGTCAATCAAATATCTTTTAGGCCTCGCCACAGCTCAATCCCACCTGCTTAGGAGTAGGATGATGATCATACTGCAAGGATGGGTTCCAGAGGATCGAATAAACGAGTTGGACATGTTTCTGAAAGGCTTAAACCGGGAGTTAGGCGGAAACGTGGCTTACTCCTATGAAACCCCATTGCCTGAAGAGGAAGTGCCGACGATCATGAAGAACCCGAAGCTGTTCAGGGCCTATGAAACCCTCACAAGGCAGTACGGTTACCCCGACCCGAGGGAAAGCGACCCCACAGTCATATCTACGATCCTGTGGATTACAATGTTCGGGTTAATGTTCCCCGATTTCGGTCAAGGCCTAGCGATCTTAGGCTTAGGCGTCCTATTCGCCTACGTCATCAAAAAGCCTTTGATGGGAATAAACACCCTGAGGCTTGGCCGATTAATGATCGGCCTCGGAGCCTCCGCGGCTTTCTTCGGGTTGCTGGCTGGTGAGTTCTTCTTGATGGAAATTCAGCCACTATGGCCGGGCCTTATGCCGGCTTGGGTCAAATACTCGGCCAACGTGATTTGGCTCATCAAGATCGCCGTATTCTTCGGGATAGCGCAAATCATCCTCGGATTAACGTTAAGCATAAGAAACCATCTAAGGGCTGGCGAAACGCTTGAAGCGTTGCTGGGTGAGAAGGGTTTAGCTGGATTAATCACATTCCTAGGCATAGTTTTGTTGGCTTTCCACTTCCTAGGCATAAACATCCTCCCCGGCGTTGGGTTCCCGGAGCTGAAGCTAGCCGTCATCCGCCATTGGACAATCGCCGTCCCCATCATCGGCGTCATCGGCATAGCCGTGAAGCCCATGTTGTCAGGTGAAGGAGCCACCATGAGCCTCGGCGTCGTCATCGAAACCCTCACATCCTCCTTCGCCAACATGCTTTCCTACGCGAGGATCGCCGGGTTCTGCATCGCTCACGCCGCCTTCGCCCTCGTCGTCGCCGAGCTCCTCCACTCAAACCCCGCTCTAGGAATAGGTCTAGGCCTCATATTCCTCAACATGTTCGCTTTAACCCTCGAGTTGATGGTGGTGATGATTCAGGCTCTAAGGCTCCTCTACTACGAATTCTCAACCAAGTTCTTCAAGGGCACAGGCATCCCATACACCCCATATCGAATAAAAGTGTGA
- the porA gene encoding pyruvate ferredoxin oxidoreductase, with translation MAKTIGLSGDQAAAYAAKQCDVDVVAAYPITPQTIIVEEYSNYVADGEVDTEFICVESEHSAMSACIGASLTGARVFTATASQGLALMHEMLYIASGLRCPIVMCVANRALSAPLNIHCDHSDMMGSRDCGWIQVFVENAQEVYDWVIQSFRIAEDEDVLLPVAVNLDGFTLSHALEDFIALEDAEVRDFVGVRKPKHWLAPGKAITVGAAVLPDYYMEIKHQQEDALQRSITKIGKVNELFEKVSGRRYKAVDTYGLDDAEAAVVCLGSTAGTAKVVSDALREKGYNVGVVKPWVYRPFPVEEFLDSVKNVKSLAVLERTISFGAPNEPLFNDVLATLYKAGRQLKIFNAVYGLGGRDISPHEMETLMMEAYRNVEVEEIDKRVRFIGVRG, from the coding sequence GTGGCGAAAACCATCGGTCTAAGCGGGGATCAAGCCGCCGCGTACGCTGCGAAGCAATGCGACGTCGACGTGGTGGCGGCGTACCCGATCACGCCTCAAACGATCATCGTTGAAGAGTACAGCAACTACGTGGCGGACGGAGAGGTGGATACCGAGTTCATATGCGTAGAGTCTGAGCATTCAGCTATGTCCGCCTGCATAGGGGCCAGCTTAACCGGCGCCAGGGTGTTCACAGCCACAGCCAGCCAGGGGCTGGCCTTAATGCATGAAATGCTCTACATCGCATCAGGGCTGAGATGCCCCATCGTGATGTGCGTCGCCAATAGGGCTCTCTCCGCGCCTCTAAACATACATTGCGACCACTCGGACATGATGGGCTCTCGGGACTGTGGCTGGATACAGGTGTTTGTGGAAAACGCTCAAGAAGTCTACGACTGGGTGATTCAATCTTTCAGGATCGCTGAGGATGAAGATGTATTATTACCCGTTGCCGTCAACCTCGACGGCTTCACGTTAAGCCACGCCCTAGAGGATTTCATAGCCCTAGAAGACGCTGAGGTTAGAGACTTCGTAGGGGTGAGAAAGCCCAAACATTGGTTGGCTCCTGGGAAAGCCATCACCGTGGGCGCGGCTGTGCTGCCGGATTATTACATGGAGATCAAACATCAACAGGAGGACGCGTTACAGCGATCTATAACGAAGATCGGGAAGGTTAACGAGTTGTTCGAGAAAGTTTCAGGCAGAAGGTATAAGGCTGTGGACACCTACGGGTTGGATGACGCTGAGGCCGCGGTGGTTTGCCTGGGAAGCACAGCTGGGACGGCGAAGGTGGTCTCCGACGCGCTGCGGGAAAAGGGTTATAATGTTGGGGTTGTGAAACCTTGGGTTTATAGGCCGTTCCCAGTTGAAGAGTTCCTCGACTCTGTCAAGAATGTGAAATCTTTGGCGGTGCTGGAAAGGACGATCAGCTTCGGGGCTCCTAATGAACCCCTGTTTAACGATGTTCTAGCCACGCTCTATAAAGCCGGCCGTCAACTGAAGATTTTCAACGCGGTTTACGGCCTAGGGGGAAGGGATATCTCACCCCACGAAATGGAAACCCTGATGATGGAAGCGTATAGAAACGTTGAAGTCGAAGAGATCGATAAGAGGGTAAGGTTCATCGGGGTAAGGGGATAG